From a single Nicotiana tabacum cultivar K326 chromosome 8, ASM71507v2, whole genome shotgun sequence genomic region:
- the LOC107821304 gene encoding uncharacterized protein LOC107821304, which translates to MVTSWILNSLSKDLADSLQYVNDAKELWQELEDRYDQTNGAKLYQLQKEINDLSQGTLDITGYYTKMKRLLEELNTLNAHTQCNCQCTYGAKANMHKAEQDRRMIQFLMGLNEVYTVVRGSILMMNPLPNIAQAFSILIQKEKQREVRPNNKLVMESTSLNANGPGNAKFRTNYNQRGGNVGANSHNSNKSSYPPPRGRMFCDYCKNPGHTRDNCYRIHEFPQDFKFTKGRNVASAANVHVDSEEMEEGNQSQGLQSLTKEQYNQLLSLLEKFPWRNT; encoded by the coding sequence ATGGTTACATCGTGGATTTTGAACTCACTCTCGAAGGATCTAGCTGACAGCTTGCAATATGTCAATGATGCTAAGGAATTGTGGCAGGAACTGGAGGATAGGTATGATCAGACTAATGGAGCGAAGCTGTATCAACTGCAGAAAGAAATTAATGATCTTAGTCAAGGGACTTTGGATATCACAGGGTACTACACAAAAATGAAACGACTTTTGGAAGAATTGAACACCTTGAATGCACATACACAGTGCAATTGTCAATGCACTTATGGTGCAAAAGCGAATATGCATAAGGCTGAGCAGGATCGTAGGATGATTCAGTTCCTGATGGGCCTGAATGAGGTTTATACAGTTGTGAGAGGTAGTATATTGATGATGAATCCATTACCAAACATAGCTCAGGCTTTCTCTATCCTGATCCAGAAGGAAAAACAGAGAGAGGTTAGGCCGAACAACAAATTAGTTATGGAATCAACTTCATTAAATGCAAATGGACCTGGAAATGCCAAGTTCAGAACAAACTACAATCAGAGGGGAGGCAATGTTGGGGCAAACTCACACAATTCTAACAAATCAAGTTACCCACCTCCTAGGGGTCGGATGTTCTGCGACTATTGCAAAAATCCAGGACACACCAGGGACAATTGCTATAGAATTCATGAATTTCCACAAGACTTCAAATTCACAAAGGGGAGAAATGTCGCATCTGCTGCAAATGTTCATGTAGATTCTGAGGAAATGGAAGAAGGAAATCAAAGCCAGGGACTTCAGAGCTTGACAAAGGAGCAGTATAATCAATTGCTTAGCCTACTGGAGAAATTTCCTTGGAGAAACACATGA